The sequence TTCTCAATACCTTGACTTCAGTAAAATGACCAATGAATTGTGCCAAATTATAAGTGAAAGAATCATAATTATCAATCAATAAAATCATTGTATCTCTCCTATCCTAGTCATTGCTTTGGCCTTATTAATGGTTTCGTAGTATTCATTTTCAGGAACGCTATCATAGACAATCCCCGCACCTGCTTGAACATAGGCCTTTTGATTTTTGATAATCATGGTACGAATGGCAATGGCAAAGTCCATATCTCCGCTTGCTGAAAGATAACCAATTGCTCCTGCATAGATACCGCGCTTTTCTTTTTCCAACTCATAAATGCGCTTCATAGCACGAATTTTCGGTGCTCCTGATACCGTACCTGCTGGCAATGTTGACTTAAGAGCATCCATACCAGTCAAACCTGACAGGAGTTTACCTTTGACAACACTGGTTAAATGCATCACATAACGAAAAAATTCAACTTCCATGTATTTAGACACTTGAACGCTTCCTATTTCAGCAATTTTCCCAATATCGTTGCGGCCCAAATCTACCAACATACGGTGCTCTGCTACTTCCTTGACATCTGATAAGAGCTCTTCAGATAAGTCTTTGTCTTTCTGATCGTTGGCGCCACGAGGACGTGTCCCTGCAATAGGATTTGTAGTAACCACACCATTTTTAAGAGAAACGAGACTTTCTGGACTGGCTCCGATAATCTGATAATCACCAAAATCATAAAAATAAAGATAATTGGAAGGATTGGTAATACGTAAATTACGATAAAAATCTAGAGGCTTGCCACTAATATCTGCTGAGAAACGCTGGCTGAGCACGCATTGAAACATATCTCCCTGACGAATAAATTTTTTTGCTTT comes from Streptococcus troglodytae and encodes:
- the trpE gene encoding anthranilate synthase component I, which gives rise to MKKKILSADILTPILAYMRVQGDHKVILESIPREKENARFSIVAYNPVFEIKFENGQLTENGKVIESDPLDYLSQITVKSQLSQDLPFNGGAIGFVGYDMIGLYENIGSIPQDTIGTPDMHFFVYESYLIFDHKKEKVVIVEDNLYSGREEEEQKAALQEVLADLKKQAVDEFSERDLHTLTFKNHLEEATFKDMVSKAKKFIRQGDMFQCVLSQRFSADISGKPLDFYRNLRITNPSNYLYFYDFGDYQIIGASPESLVSLKNGVVTTNPIAGTRPRGANDQKDKDLSEELLSDVKEVAEHRMLVDLGRNDIGKIAEIGSVQVSKYMEVEFFRYVMHLTSVVKGKLLSGLTGMDALKSTLPAGTVSGAPKIRAMKRIYELEKEKRGIYAGAIGYLSASGDMDFAIAIRTMIIKNQKAYVQAGAGIVYDSVPENEYYETINKAKAMTRIGEIQ